One Echeneis naucrates chromosome 1, fEcheNa1.1, whole genome shotgun sequence DNA segment encodes these proteins:
- the si:dkey-162b23.4 gene encoding sodium/hydrogen exchanger 9B2 has protein sequence MENTQPKPATTEPSSAPSPAPSPAPSPAPSPAPSPLLDRIVLPSPNHVEHLNVNQIQVVVRRCSTPNVTEETTYFIPRNPVVDAGTNTDPPQVCCPLLHRFCPCPPRGLLANLITKVLLAAVLFGVVWSITEDECLPGGNLFGITILFISALVGGKLVALIRLPKLPPFPPLLGMLLMGFLLKNIPVVTDNVLINYTWSASLRNIALAVILARAGLGLDPTALRKLKSVCIRVAIGPCIIEACTTALVSHFLMKLPWVWGFILGFVLGAVSPAVVVPSMLLLQRDGYGVEQGIPTLLMAAGSFDDILAITGFTTCLGMAFATGSTWYNLLRGVLEVAGGLLVGILLGFLIQYFPSIDQKHLVMKRSFLVLGLSVFAVFGSGVAGFPGSGGLCTLVLAFLAGLGWGTEKARVEEVVGWAWDVFQPLLFGLIGAEIRISELEGHTVGLGIASLLIALTVRILFTFVCVLCAGFNLREKIFIALAWMPKATVQAAIGSTALDMARAKDDKQLQKYGMDVLAVAVLAILLTAPLGALVIGLSGPRLLQRPKDSACGTGAGGEDDDETPITYESTL, from the exons ATGGAGAACACTCAGCCTAAACCGGCTACCACAGAGCCCAGCTCCGCACCCAGCCCGGCTCCCAGTCCAGCACCCAGCCCAGCACCCAGTCCAGCACCCAGCCCACTGTTGGACAGAATTGTGTTGCCCTCACCAAATCACGTGGAG CACCTAAATGTGAACCAGATTCAGGTGGTGGTACGACGTTGCTCGACTCCAAATGTTACAGAGGAGACAACCTATTTTATTCCTCGTAACCCTGTGGTGGATGctggcacaaacacagaccCACCACAGGTCTGCTGCCCGCTGCTCCACAGGTTTTGCCCATGTCCACCAAGAGGCCTCCTGGCTAATCTTATTACTAAAG TCCTTTTGGCAGCTGTGCTCTTTGGAGTGGTTTGGTCTATCACAGAGGACGAATGTCTTCCAGGGGGAAACCTCTTTGGCATCACAATACTCTTCATCAGTGCACTTGTTGGTGGCAAATTGGTGGCTCTCATCCGCTTGCCCAAACTTCCACCATTCCCACCACTCCTCG GTATGCTCCTGATGGGTTTCTTGCTGAAGAACATCCCTGTTGTAACAGACAATGTACTAATTAACTACACGTGGTCTGCATCCCTGAGGAACATCGCTCTGGCTGTCATCCTAGCCAGAGCTGGTCTCGGCTTGGATCCCACG GCACTGAGGAAACTGAAGTCTGTGTGCATACGTGTGGCAATTGGGCCCTGCATAATAGAGGCTTGCACCACAGCTCTGGTCTCTCACTTCCTCATGAAATTGCCCTGGGTGTGGGGCTTCATCCTTGG CTTTGTGCTGGGTGCTGTGTCTCCAGCAGTCGTGGTTCCTTCCATGTTGCTTCTTCAGAGGGACGGCTATGGGGTGGAGCAAGGCATCCCCACTTTGCTGATGGCTGCAGGCAGCTTTGATGACATTCTTGCCATCACTGGGTTTACTACATGCTTAGGCATGGCATTCGCCACAG gCTCCACTTGGTACAACCTCCTGAGAGGTGTACTGGAGGTGGCCGGCGGGCTGCTTGTTGGGATTCTTCTTGGATTCCTCATCCAGTACTTTCCCAGTATTGACCAG aaacACTTAGTGATGAAGCGGTCCTTCTTAGTGCTGGGCCTGTCTGTCTTTGCTGTGTTTGGCAGCGGTGTGGCTGGCTTTCCTGGCTCTGGAGGTCTCTGTACCTTGGTGTTGGCATTTTTGGCAGGACTTGGTTGGGGAACAGAAAAG GCCCGGGTGGAGGAAGTGGTAGGGTGGGCGTGGGATGTGTTTCAGCCTCTTCTCTTTGGACTCATAGGAGCAGAAATTCGAATCTCTGAGCTGGAGGGACACACAGTGG GTCTGGGCATAGCATCTCTGCTCATTGCCCTCACGGTTCGGATCCTGttcacctttgtgtgtgtgttgtgcgcAGGCTTTAACTTAAGGGAAAAAATTTTCATAGCCCTTGCATGGATGCCCAAAGCCACAGTACAG GCAGCTATAGGCTCCACAGCTTTAGACATGGCCAGAGCTAAGGACgacaaacagctgcagaaatacGGCATGGATGTGTTGGCAGTGGCTGTGCTGGCCATCCTTCTTACAGCCCCTTTAGGAGCTCTTGTTATAGGGCTTTCTGGACCTCGCCTGTTACAAAGACCGAAGGACTCTGCCTGTG
- the bdh2 gene encoding dehydrogenase/reductase SDR family member 6 yields MGRLDGKVIVLSAAAQGIGHAAALAFAKEGAQVTATDINGEKLKELNGIPGIKTKVVDVTKKDQVEALAKEHDHVDVLFNVAGFVHHGSILDCEETDWDFTMNVNIRSMYLMCKAFLPKMLEKKSGNIINMASVASSIKGVVNRCVYSTSKAAVIGLTKSIAADFIEKGIRCNCVCPGTVDTPSLRGRIQAQPDPEQAYKDFMARQKTGRMCTAEEVAHLCVYLASDESAYVTGTEQIIDGGWRL; encoded by the exons ATGGGCCGCCTGGATGGGAAAGTGATTGTATTGTCAGCTGCCGCTCAGGGCATTGGACATGCTGCCGCATTA GCATTTGCGAAAGAAGGAGCTCAAGTCACAGCCACAGACATCAACGGAGAAAAGCTGAAGGAACTGAATGGCATTCCTG GGATCAAGACCAAGGTTGTGGATGTGACGAAGAAGGACCAGGTGGAAGCTCTGGCCAAGGAGCATGATCACGTAGATGTTCTGTTCAATGTTGCcgg GTTTGTGCACCATGGCTCCATTCTGGACTGTGAAGAGACTGACTGGGACTTCACAATGAACGTGAACATCCGGAGCATGTACCTGATGTGTAAAGCTTTTCTGCCGAAG aTGTTGGAAAAGAAGTCTGGAAACATTATTAACATGGCATCTGTTGCATCAAGCATAAAAG GTGTTGTAAACCGGTGTGTTTACAGTACCTCCAAGGCTGCGGTGATTGGGCTCACCAAATCTATCGCTGCTGATTTCATTGAGAAAGGCATTCGCTGTAATTGTGTTTGTCCCg GGACTGTCGACACTCCGTCACTGAGGGGTAGGATCCAAGCCCAGCCTGACCCAGAACAG GCTTATAAAGATTTCATGGCCAGACAGAAAACCGGCAGAATGTGTACAGCTGAGGAGGtggcacatctgtgtgtgtacctggcCTCAGATGAG TCAGCCTATGTGACAGGAACTGAGCAAATCATCGATGGAGGATGGAGACTGTAA